A stretch of Microbacterium caowuchunii DNA encodes these proteins:
- a CDS encoding alpha-ketoacid dehydrogenase subunit alpha/beta — protein MPKHRRLETGTPWVQLSTTAADWEAADPALLAGMLAQLHLIRAFEETVLELAGEGLVHGPAHSSIGQEGGAVGSIIGLRSSDAVNGSHRGHHQFLAKALTHVGGIRSDLATLVTPEIQEVLQRTLAEILGLAQGYCRGRGGSMHLQWFEAGALGTNAIVGGGAPLATGNAWAQKRSGATDLTINYFGDGASQIGSVLESMNLAATWKLPVAFFVENNLYGVSTHVSEITADTRLSVRGQGFGIPSWRVDGMDPLAVHLAMTEAIQHMRSGAGPAVIEAEVYRFFHQNGPYPGSAFGYRTKREEAEWRERDPLLRVAAEMQKLGQVTAEEVASVGAQAQQAMRAAVDELLEPDPENAGKRRIRPELWPEPEFVDVGLRGDTTELAGARTLDPATAATGMTPSKFVDAVAAVMGRRMEQDERIVVLGEDVHRLAGGTNGATKGLAARFPDRVLGTPISENAFAGLAGGMALDGRFRPVVEFMYPDFMWVAADQVFNQIGKARHMFGGVNPVPLVLRTKVAMGSGYGSQHLMDPAGIFATSPGWRIIAPSTAADYVGLMNAALALEDPVLVIEHVDLYGRADEIPDGDLDYQLPFGKAALRREGADATIISYLSMVHHTMEAVDQTGLDADVIDLRWLDRASLDWEMIGESIKKTNAVLIVEQGAQGTSYGGWLADEIQRRFFDWLDQPVQRVTGSEASPSISKVLERAAIARTDEVVAGIERLRAGMGGA, from the coding sequence ATGCCGAAACACCGCCGCCTGGAAACCGGAACGCCGTGGGTGCAGCTGTCCACCACGGCCGCCGATTGGGAGGCCGCCGATCCCGCGCTGCTGGCGGGGATGCTCGCGCAACTGCACCTCATCCGCGCGTTCGAAGAGACCGTCCTCGAGCTCGCCGGCGAAGGACTCGTGCACGGACCCGCGCACTCCAGCATCGGGCAGGAGGGGGGCGCGGTGGGCTCGATCATCGGGTTGCGCTCCAGCGATGCCGTGAACGGATCACATCGAGGCCACCATCAGTTCCTCGCCAAGGCGCTCACCCATGTCGGCGGCATCCGGTCCGATCTCGCCACGCTGGTCACCCCCGAGATCCAGGAGGTGTTGCAGCGCACGCTCGCCGAGATCCTCGGACTCGCGCAGGGGTACTGCCGCGGGCGCGGCGGCTCGATGCACCTGCAGTGGTTCGAGGCGGGCGCGCTCGGCACGAACGCGATCGTCGGCGGCGGAGCACCGCTCGCGACCGGAAACGCGTGGGCGCAGAAGCGCTCCGGCGCCACCGATCTCACCATCAATTACTTCGGCGACGGGGCGAGCCAGATCGGCTCGGTGCTGGAGAGCATGAACCTGGCGGCGACGTGGAAGCTTCCGGTCGCGTTCTTCGTCGAGAACAACCTCTACGGCGTCTCCACCCATGTGTCGGAGATCACCGCCGACACCCGCCTCTCCGTACGCGGCCAAGGGTTCGGCATCCCGTCGTGGCGAGTCGACGGCATGGACCCGCTGGCGGTGCATCTCGCGATGACGGAGGCCATCCAACACATGCGCTCGGGCGCAGGTCCCGCCGTGATCGAGGCGGAGGTCTACCGCTTCTTCCATCAGAACGGCCCGTACCCGGGAAGCGCGTTCGGATACCGCACGAAGCGGGAGGAGGCGGAGTGGCGTGAACGCGACCCGCTGCTGCGCGTGGCCGCCGAGATGCAGAAGCTCGGCCAGGTCACCGCGGAGGAGGTGGCGTCGGTGGGCGCCCAGGCCCAGCAGGCGATGCGCGCCGCGGTGGACGAGCTGCTCGAGCCCGATCCCGAGAACGCCGGGAAGCGGCGCATCAGGCCCGAGCTGTGGCCCGAGCCGGAGTTCGTGGACGTCGGCCTGCGCGGTGACACCACCGAACTCGCCGGCGCGCGCACGCTGGACCCGGCGACCGCGGCGACGGGGATGACCCCGTCGAAGTTCGTGGATGCCGTGGCCGCGGTGATGGGCCGGCGTATGGAGCAGGACGAGCGCATCGTCGTCCTCGGCGAAGACGTGCATCGGCTAGCGGGCGGCACGAACGGCGCGACCAAGGGGCTGGCGGCGCGCTTCCCCGATCGCGTGCTCGGCACACCGATCAGCGAGAACGCCTTCGCGGGGCTCGCGGGCGGAATGGCGCTGGACGGACGCTTCCGCCCTGTCGTGGAGTTCATGTACCCCGACTTCATGTGGGTGGCCGCCGACCAGGTCTTCAACCAGATCGGCAAGGCTCGGCACATGTTCGGCGGCGTCAACCCGGTGCCGCTCGTGCTGCGGACCAAGGTCGCGATGGGCTCGGGTTACGGATCGCAGCATCTGATGGACCCGGCGGGTATCTTCGCCACGAGTCCGGGCTGGCGCATCATCGCTCCGTCGACGGCCGCGGACTACGTCGGGCTCATGAACGCCGCACTCGCGCTGGAAGATCCCGTGCTCGTGATCGAGCACGTCGATCTGTACGGCCGTGCCGACGAGATTCCCGACGGCGACCTGGATTACCAGCTCCCGTTCGGCAAGGCCGCGCTGCGCCGCGAGGGCGCGGACGCCACCATCATCAGCTATCTCTCGATGGTGCACCACACCATGGAGGCGGTCGATCAGACCGGGCTGGACGCCGATGTCATCGACTTGCGTTGGCTCGACCGCGCATCGCTGGACTGGGAGATGATCGGCGAGTCGATCAAGAAAACGAATGCCGTGCTGATCGTCGAGCAGGGGGCGCAGGGCACCTCGTACGGCGGCTGGCTCGCCGACGAGATCCAGCGGCGCTTCTTCGACTGGCTCGATCAACCTGTGCAGCGGGTGACGGGCAGCGAAGCGAGCCCCAGCATCTCGAAAGTGCTCGAGCGGGCGGCGATCGCCCGCACCGACGAGGTGGTCGCGGGCATCGAGCGCCTGCGCGCCGGAATGGGCGGTGCCTGA
- a CDS encoding VOC family protein, whose protein sequence is MGLPGLRGTEHIGFTVPDLDEAHAFFVDVIGCQYVYSLGPFRADDDWMSEHLAVSPRSVMRELRFYRCGFGPNFEIFEWDAADGQHPQPRNSDIGGHHLAFYVDDLDGAVAYLRERGIRVLGEPTASRNASEGQRWVYFLTPWGMQLELVSYPDGKAYERTGGPALWHPARPAE, encoded by the coding sequence ATGGGACTTCCCGGCCTGAGAGGCACCGAACACATCGGGTTCACCGTGCCCGACCTCGACGAGGCCCATGCCTTCTTCGTCGATGTGATCGGCTGCCAGTACGTGTACTCGCTCGGGCCGTTCCGCGCCGACGACGACTGGATGAGCGAGCACCTCGCAGTGAGCCCCCGCAGCGTCATGCGGGAACTGCGCTTCTACCGTTGCGGATTCGGCCCGAATTTCGAGATCTTCGAGTGGGATGCCGCCGACGGCCAGCATCCGCAGCCCCGCAACAGCGACATCGGCGGCCATCATCTCGCGTTCTACGTGGACGATCTGGACGGCGCCGTCGCCTATCTGCGCGAGCGAGGCATCCGCGTGTTGGGCGAGCCGACCGCGAGTCGCAACGCAAGCGAAGGTCAGCGCTGGGTCTACTTCCTGACACCCTGGGGTATGCAGCTCGAGCTCGTCAGCTATCCCGACGGCAAGGCCTATGAGCGCACAGGCGGCCCGGCGCTCTGGCACCCGGCGAGGCCCGCCGAATGA
- a CDS encoding GntR family transcriptional regulator, producing MTAARLPGHGEATAHIAGLLREAIVRGDFTPGARVRQEQIAELTGASRAPVREALRMLAAEGLVTLVANSGARVSSLSLPECQEIYRVRERVEPLLLRMSAPGLDESELDHLGALAEEMAETADPEEFLALDRAFHLATYAAAETVVLSDLVHRLWNRTQAYRRIYTALMDERARQTVHDEHRLIVAAIRDGDLDSAESLLAGHIRRTRRQLASHPEVFATHPTTSNASAARRSA from the coding sequence ATGACCGCCGCCCGTCTGCCAGGGCACGGCGAGGCCACCGCCCACATCGCGGGCCTGCTGCGCGAGGCCATCGTGCGCGGCGACTTCACGCCCGGCGCCCGCGTGCGCCAGGAACAGATCGCCGAGTTGACCGGCGCGAGCCGGGCCCCCGTGCGCGAGGCGCTGCGCATGCTCGCCGCCGAGGGTCTCGTCACGCTCGTCGCCAACAGCGGGGCGCGCGTGTCGTCGCTGAGCCTGCCCGAGTGCCAGGAGATCTACCGCGTCCGCGAGCGCGTCGAGCCCCTGCTCCTGCGGATGAGCGCACCGGGTCTGGATGAGTCCGAGCTCGATCACCTCGGCGCCCTCGCCGAGGAGATGGCCGAGACGGCCGACCCCGAGGAGTTCCTGGCGCTCGACCGCGCGTTCCATCTCGCCACCTACGCCGCCGCAGAGACGGTCGTACTGAGCGATCTGGTGCACCGCCTCTGGAACCGGACGCAGGCGTACCGGCGCATCTATACGGCCCTGATGGATGAACGAGCGCGGCAGACCGTGCACGACGAGCATCGGCTGATCGTCGCCGCGATCCGTGACGGCGACCTCGACAGCGCGGAGAGCCTGCTCGCCGGACATATCCGCCGCACCCGCCGCCAGCTGGCGAGTCACCCGGAGGTCTTCGCCACGCACCCCACCACGTCGAACGCATCAGCAGCGAGGAGATCAGCATGA
- a CDS encoding amidohydrolase family protein → MTNPVTPHAEDFAGDRPIVFRNGTVITVDSAGVLENADVLIIGDTIRAVGPQLDVPEGALEIDARGGIVMPGMIDTHRHMWQTALRGYGGDWALSQYFVFYYLTWGHVFRPEDIYAGNLLSALESVDQGVTTTLDWSHGLRTPEYGEAALQAMREIPGRFVLAYGNYLGAPWEWSNSPEFRDFVVRNFNAPDDMMGLQLAFDVPDDPDFQAEGAFRAARELDLRVTTHAGVWGVTTDMSIGQMYDGGWMTDRITYVHAASLSDDSYQRIAATGGTVSVATESEQSAGQGYPSTWKIRKFGIPASLSMDTSVWWSADFFSAMRSTLSAFRSRDHLEAQSQGETVNVNRLRAEDVVWQATMGGATTLGMTDKIGSLTPGKKADVVLLKNDESPAMTPILNPYAHVVYQAGTADVHTVVVNGKVVKYDGKRIGLPLAPVRDKVAASVDYVRGELGDAAWDEWMHPQIPVDEEIPNPYTYQDEDD, encoded by the coding sequence ATGACCAATCCCGTCACGCCGCACGCGGAGGACTTCGCCGGCGACCGGCCGATCGTGTTCCGAAACGGCACCGTCATCACGGTCGACAGCGCCGGAGTGCTCGAGAACGCCGACGTCCTGATCATCGGCGACACCATCCGGGCGGTCGGCCCTCAGCTCGACGTACCCGAGGGCGCCCTCGAGATCGACGCGCGCGGGGGCATCGTGATGCCCGGCATGATCGACACGCACCGGCACATGTGGCAGACCGCACTGCGCGGCTACGGCGGCGACTGGGCCCTGAGCCAGTACTTCGTCTTCTACTACCTGACCTGGGGGCATGTGTTCCGCCCCGAGGACATCTACGCCGGCAACCTGCTCAGCGCGCTCGAGTCCGTCGACCAGGGTGTGACCACCACCCTCGACTGGTCGCACGGCCTGCGCACCCCCGAGTACGGCGAGGCGGCATTGCAGGCCATGCGCGAGATCCCGGGCCGGTTCGTGCTGGCCTACGGCAACTACCTCGGTGCCCCCTGGGAGTGGTCCAACTCTCCGGAGTTCCGAGACTTCGTCGTGCGGAACTTCAACGCCCCGGACGACATGATGGGGCTGCAGCTGGCATTCGACGTTCCCGACGACCCGGACTTCCAGGCCGAGGGCGCCTTCCGCGCCGCCCGGGAACTCGACCTGCGGGTGACCACGCACGCCGGGGTGTGGGGCGTGACGACCGACATGAGCATCGGGCAGATGTACGACGGCGGGTGGATGACCGACCGGATCACTTACGTGCATGCCGCCTCGCTGAGCGACGACAGCTACCAGAGGATCGCGGCCACCGGCGGGACCGTCTCGGTGGCGACCGAGAGCGAGCAGAGCGCCGGCCAGGGCTACCCGTCGACATGGAAGATCCGCAAGTTCGGTATCCCGGCGTCGCTCTCGATGGACACCAGCGTGTGGTGGAGCGCCGACTTCTTCTCGGCGATGCGATCGACGCTGAGCGCCTTCCGCTCGCGCGACCACCTCGAGGCGCAGTCTCAGGGAGAGACCGTCAACGTCAACCGGCTACGGGCGGAGGACGTCGTCTGGCAGGCGACGATGGGCGGCGCGACGACGCTCGGCATGACCGACAAGATCGGCTCGCTCACCCCCGGCAAGAAGGCCGACGTCGTACTGCTGAAGAACGACGAGTCGCCGGCGATGACGCCCATCCTGAACCCGTATGCCCACGTCGTCTATCAGGCGGGGACGGCCGACGTGCATACGGTCGTCGTCAACGGCAAGGTCGTGAAGTACGACGGGAAACGCATCGGATTGCCGTTGGCGCCGGTGCGCGACAAGGTGGCGGCATCCGTCGACTACGTCCGCGGCGAACTGGGCGACGCGGCCTGGGACGAGTGGATGCACCCGCAGATCCCGGTGGACGAGGAGATCCCCAACCCGTACACCTACCAGGACGAGGACGACTGA
- a CDS encoding NAD(P)-dependent oxidoreductase codes for MTHVGFIGIGRMGAAIAGRLAAAGVPLTVWNRSRSAAEHQLVDAGATRAASAADALAAPVSFSMLADDAAVDTVLSTENLGRSDAPRIHVNMASISAAMADILAARFADAGVRYVSAPVLGRPEVAAQGKLNVLLAGPAEALDVVDPYLAHCSVRRWRFGDTPRQANAVKIAVNFMILQSLESLGESIALVESQDVDATQFVELIGASLFGGAVHTGYGSIIAERRYSPPGFTVSLGRKDLGLAEQLAAEGRVDVPMAAVLRDRFETALADPELADLDWSAVAEVSRRSVGGA; via the coding sequence ATGACCCACGTCGGATTCATCGGCATCGGCCGCATGGGCGCGGCGATCGCCGGCCGCCTCGCCGCGGCCGGCGTGCCGCTCACCGTGTGGAATCGCAGTCGGTCCGCCGCCGAGCACCAGCTGGTGGACGCCGGAGCCACGCGCGCCGCATCCGCCGCCGATGCGCTCGCGGCGCCGGTGTCCTTCTCGATGCTCGCCGACGATGCCGCCGTCGACACCGTGCTGAGCACGGAGAACCTGGGGCGCTCCGACGCACCGCGCATCCACGTCAACATGGCCTCGATCAGCGCAGCGATGGCCGACATCCTCGCCGCCCGGTTCGCGGATGCGGGGGTGCGCTATGTCTCGGCGCCCGTGCTCGGCCGCCCCGAGGTCGCCGCGCAGGGCAAGCTCAACGTGCTGCTCGCGGGCCCGGCCGAGGCGCTCGATGTCGTGGATCCCTACCTCGCGCACTGCAGCGTGCGGCGCTGGCGATTCGGCGACACACCGCGGCAGGCCAACGCGGTCAAGATCGCCGTGAACTTCATGATCCTGCAGTCGCTGGAATCCCTCGGCGAGTCCATCGCGCTGGTCGAGTCTCAGGACGTGGATGCCACGCAGTTCGTCGAACTCATCGGCGCGAGCCTGTTCGGCGGCGCGGTGCACACCGGGTACGGCTCGATCATCGCTGAGCGCCGCTACAGCCCTCCGGGATTCACCGTCTCCCTGGGCCGGAAGGACCTCGGCCTCGCCGAGCAGCTGGCCGCTGAGGGCCGCGTCGACGTGCCGATGGCCGCGGTGCTGCGAGACCGCTTCGAGACCGCGCTGGCAGACCCCGAACTCGCCGACCTGGACTGGTCGGCGGTGGCCGAGGTCAGCCGCCGCAGCGTGGGCGGCGCCTGA